From one Rosa rugosa chromosome 4, drRosRugo1.1, whole genome shotgun sequence genomic stretch:
- the LOC133742548 gene encoding uncharacterized protein LOC133742548, with the protein MALASALLEILRRPTIVEVLGELVKFITPLWIAVIVGVFVGWAWRPKWVTVVGRELLDSSTQKESSSSSSSSSSSPPAPSTCGISISSLSSLLPNCIPWAADDRNQNQAPTTNNDCSSSQIEQEESCNVSNEDLRHICQLVEEKDGGPAWIHMMDRSTPTMGYQAWRRDPQTGPPQYRSRTVFEDASPETVRDFFWDDEFRAKWDDMLIHASTLEECPTTGTMLVHWVRKFPFFCSDRDYTIGRRIWESGRSYYCVTKGVPSSAVPRRDKPRRVDLYYSSWCIRAVESKRGDGQLTSCEVLLFHHEDMGIPWEIAKLGVRQGMWGAVKKIEPGLRLYQKERAAKVPLSRCAKMAQINTKVSADYLRSVENSTKDSMEVENSDPAEKPARRNIPKALVVGGAIVLACSLDRGLLTKAVIFGVARRFAKIGRRL; encoded by the exons ATGGCTTTGGCCTCGGCTTTGCTGGAGATTCTGCGAAGGCCCACGATTGTTGAAGTGCTTGGGGAGCTTGTGAAGTTCATAACCCCTCTTTGGATTGCTGTGATTGTCGGGGTTTTCGTTGGGTGGGCGTGGCGGCCTAAATGGGTGACCGTGGTTGGTAGAGAATTGTTGGATAGCTCCACGCAAAAGGAGTCGTCttcctcatcatcttcttcttcttcgtcgccACCCGCACCATCCACGTGTGGGATTTCGATTTCGAGTTTGAGTTCGTTGCTGCCGAATTGCATTCCTTGGGCTGCTGACGATAGAAATCAGAACCAGGCACCTACCACCAATAATGATTGCAG TTCCTCAcagattgaacaagaagaatcCTGTAATGTCTCCAATGAGGATTTACGCCACATATGTCAGCTTGTGGAGGAGAAAGATGGCGGTCCTGCTTGGATTCATATGATGGATCGGTCAACCCCAACTATGGGATATCAAGCTTGGCGTAGAGATCCTCAG ACTGGACCTCCACAATACCGAAGTAGAACTGTATTTGAAGATGCTTCACCTGAGACAGTGAGGGATTTCTTTTGGGATGATGAATTTCGTGCAAAGTGGGATGATATGCTTATTCATGCTTCTACTTTGGAAGAATGCCCGACTACTGGAACCATGCTAGTGCACTGGGTCCGCAAG TTTCCATTCTTTTGTAGCGACAGAGATTACACGATAGGCCGTCGCATTTGGGAATCGGGGCGATCATACTACTGTGTAACTAAG GGAGTTCCTTCCTCTGCTGTGCCAAGGCGGGACAAACCTAGACGTGTTGATCTGTACTATTCAAGTTGGTGCATTCGTGCAG TTGAATCAAAAAGAGGGGATGGCCAGCTTACTTCATGTGAGGTTTTACTGTTTCACCATGAAGATATGGGTATTCCATGGGAGATTGCGAAACTTGGTGTTCGTCAAGGTATGTGGGGAGCTGTTAAAAAGATTGAACCAGGCCTACGTTTATATCAGAAGGAAAGAGCCGCTAAAGTGCCACTTTCGCGGTGTGCTAAAATGGCTCAGATCAACACGAAAGTCAGTGCTGATTACTTGAGATCGGTAGAAAACAGCACTAAGGATTCCATGGAGGTTGAAAATTCAGATCCAGCGGAGAAACCAGCAAGGAGGAACATACCTAAAGCTCTAGTTGTCGGAGGGGCAATAGTTCTTGCTTGCAGTCTTGATCGGGGCCTCTTGACTAAGGCAGTTATATTTGGAGTAGCTCGAAGATTTGCCAAGATCGGGAGGAGGTTGTGA